In one Bradyrhizobium sp. 4 genomic region, the following are encoded:
- a CDS encoding thiamine phosphate synthase, which translates to MSNKSPPPRPAPRLYLATPVVDDPASLLAELPGLLAAADVAAVLLRLKVTDQRTMISRIKVLAPPVQKAGAALLVDGHPELVARGGADGAHLPGIAALKEALPSLKPDRIAGVGGLTTRHHSMDAGEIGADYVLFGEPDAKGQRPSSQAIAERLDWWAELFEPPCVGFAISLEEAHEFAASGADFVLVGDFIWADPRGPKAALIEADAAIKKAHAAALAEQEHG; encoded by the coding sequence TTGTCGAACAAATCTCCTCCGCCGCGCCCGGCGCCGCGCCTTTATCTCGCGACGCCCGTTGTCGACGATCCCGCTTCGCTTCTGGCCGAGCTGCCCGGCCTGCTCGCCGCCGCCGACGTCGCGGCCGTGCTGTTGCGTCTGAAGGTGACCGATCAGCGCACCATGATCTCGCGGATCAAGGTTTTGGCGCCGCCGGTTCAGAAAGCGGGGGCAGCCCTGCTCGTCGACGGCCATCCTGAGCTCGTCGCACGCGGCGGCGCCGACGGCGCGCACCTGCCCGGCATCGCCGCGCTGAAAGAGGCGCTGCCATCGCTCAAGCCCGACCGCATCGCCGGCGTCGGCGGGCTGACGACGCGGCACCATTCCATGGATGCGGGCGAGATCGGCGCGGATTACGTGCTGTTCGGCGAGCCCGACGCAAAGGGCCAGCGGCCGTCGTCTCAAGCGATCGCCGAGCGGCTGGACTGGTGGGCCGAGCTGTTCGAACCGCCCTGCGTCGGCTTTGCCATCTCGCTGGAGGAGGCCCACGAATTCGCCGCCAGCGGTGCCGATTTCGTGCTGGTGGGCGACTTCATCTGGGCCGATCCGCGCGGACCCAAGGCGGCGCTGATCGAGGCCGACGCTGCGATCAAGAAGGCTCATGCGGCTGCGCTTGCAGAACAGGAGCACGGCTAG
- a CDS encoding class I fructose-bisphosphate aldolase: MNLTELNRIATALVAPGKGILAADESSGTIKKRFDAIGVESTEENRRDYREMLFRSNEAMSRYISGVILYDETIWQNAKDGTPLVKLIEQSGAIPGIKVDEGTQPLPMCPGELVTVGLDKLAERLKKYYERGARFAKWRAVIDIGSGTDGRGIPSMTAISVNAHALARYAALCQAAQIVPIVEPEVLMDGDHDIDRCYEVTSRVLNKTFQELRVQRVALEGMVLKPNMVVPGKKSAKQAAAEEVAEKTIRLLRACVPAAVPGIAFLSGGQSDEEATAHLNAMHKFGPLPWGLTFSYGRALQAAPQKAWSGKAENVAAGQNAFSHRARMNGLASRGEWQSGLEQKAA; the protein is encoded by the coding sequence ATGAATCTGACTGAGCTGAACAGGATCGCGACCGCTCTGGTCGCGCCCGGCAAGGGCATCCTCGCCGCCGACGAATCCTCAGGCACCATCAAGAAGCGTTTCGACGCGATCGGCGTGGAATCCACCGAAGAGAACCGCCGCGACTATCGCGAGATGCTGTTCCGCTCGAACGAAGCCATGAGCCGCTATATCTCCGGCGTCATCCTCTATGACGAGACGATCTGGCAGAACGCAAAGGATGGCACGCCGCTGGTCAAGCTGATCGAACAGAGCGGCGCCATTCCCGGCATCAAGGTCGACGAAGGCACGCAACCCCTGCCGATGTGCCCCGGAGAGCTCGTCACCGTCGGGCTCGACAAGCTCGCCGAACGGCTGAAGAAGTATTATGAGCGCGGCGCGCGCTTCGCCAAATGGCGCGCGGTGATCGACATCGGCAGTGGCACTGACGGCCGGGGCATCCCCTCGATGACCGCGATCAGCGTCAACGCCCACGCGCTGGCGCGTTATGCAGCGCTGTGCCAGGCCGCGCAGATCGTGCCGATCGTCGAGCCCGAAGTGCTGATGGACGGCGATCACGACATCGATCGCTGCTATGAGGTGACGAGCCGTGTACTCAACAAGACGTTTCAGGAATTGCGCGTGCAGCGCGTCGCGCTCGAGGGCATGGTGCTGAAGCCGAATATGGTAGTCCCCGGCAAGAAGTCTGCGAAGCAGGCTGCCGCCGAGGAGGTCGCGGAGAAGACGATACGGCTGCTCAGAGCGTGCGTGCCCGCGGCGGTGCCCGGCATCGCCTTCCTCTCCGGCGGCCAGTCGGACGAAGAGGCAACGGCGCACCTCAACGCCATGCACAAGTTCGGCCCGCTGCCCTGGGGCCTGACCTTCTCCTACGGTCGCGCCCTCCAGGCCGCGCCGCAGAAGGCCTGGTCGGGTAAGGCCGAGAACGTCGCAGCCGGACAAAACGCATTCAGTCATCGCGCGCGCATGAATGGCCTCGCCTCTAGGGGCGAATGGCAAAGCGGCCTGGAACAGAAAGCAGCCTAG
- a CDS encoding tetratricopeptide repeat protein, whose amino-acid sequence MKLPRITILATLLLTVPAAAQLQITPPVATPNPPAEKSKDKPKATPHTITKKKEAAPAPKPSASPKPSASPKPAPAATVIPAPPADNPNVDLVFGAYQRGQYKTAFELATARAETGDAKAMTMLGELYSNAMGIRRDYAKALQWYKRASDAGDREAMFALAMLRMSGRGGPVDKNEAVKLMASAAKLGEPKAAYNLALLYLDGQTLPQDVKRSAELLRQAADAGLPEAQYALATFYKEGTGVPKDLERAVRLLQVATLTDNVDAEVEYAIALFNGTGTPKNQPAAVALLRKASRQGSAIAQNRLAWVLINGMGTAVDKVEGFKWHLVAKTAGKGDPELDKQLSDLPAEDRAKAEAAARKWLGAK is encoded by the coding sequence ATGAAGCTCCCGCGCATCACCATCCTGGCCACGCTGCTGCTCACAGTGCCCGCGGCCGCGCAGCTCCAGATCACGCCGCCCGTGGCAACGCCGAACCCTCCGGCCGAGAAAAGCAAGGACAAGCCGAAGGCCACGCCGCACACCATCACCAAGAAGAAGGAAGCGGCGCCGGCACCAAAGCCTTCAGCTTCCCCCAAGCCTTCAGCCTCTCCAAAGCCTGCTCCGGCTGCGACCGTGATCCCGGCGCCTCCGGCCGACAATCCCAACGTCGATCTGGTGTTCGGCGCCTATCAGCGCGGTCAATACAAGACCGCCTTCGAACTCGCCACCGCTCGTGCCGAGACCGGCGATGCCAAGGCAATGACCATGCTGGGTGAGCTCTATTCCAACGCCATGGGCATCCGGCGCGACTATGCCAAGGCGCTGCAATGGTACAAGCGCGCTTCCGACGCCGGCGACCGCGAGGCGATGTTCGCGCTCGCCATGCTCAGGATGTCCGGCCGTGGCGGCCCGGTCGACAAGAACGAGGCGGTCAAGCTGATGGCGTCCGCCGCCAAGCTCGGCGAGCCCAAGGCGGCCTATAACCTCGCGCTGCTCTATCTCGACGGACAGACCCTGCCGCAGGACGTCAAGCGCTCCGCCGAGCTGCTGCGCCAGGCGGCCGATGCCGGTCTGCCCGAGGCGCAATACGCGCTTGCGACCTTCTACAAGGAAGGCACTGGCGTGCCGAAGGATTTGGAGCGGGCGGTGCGTCTGCTCCAGGTCGCCACGCTGACCGACAATGTCGATGCCGAGGTCGAATACGCCATCGCGCTGTTCAACGGCACCGGCACGCCGAAGAACCAGCCGGCGGCCGTCGCCCTGCTCCGCAAGGCGTCCCGCCAGGGCAGCGCGATCGCGCAGAACCGGCTGGCCTGGGTGCTGATCAACGGCATGGGCACGGCCGTGGACAAGGTCGAGGGCTTCAAATGGCATCTGGTGGCCAAGACCGCCGGCAAGGGCGATCCGGAGCTGGACAAGCAATTGTCCGATTTGCCGGCCGAGGACCGGGCCAAGGCCGAGGCCGCCGCCAGGAAATGGCTCGGGGCCAAATGA